In Selenomonas sp. TAMA-11512, a genomic segment contains:
- a CDS encoding glutaredoxin family protein, producing MDNKVKVYSIHVCPWCDKVKKYLKSKGIDYEERNVEDNEEYFKELKEISGDEIVPVTTIDGKEYAVSFDKPKLDKILGLS from the coding sequence ATGGACAACAAAGTCAAAGTTTACAGCATTCACGTCTGCCCATGGTGCGACAAGGTCAAGAAGTATTTGAAATCCAAGGGGATTGACTACGAAGAGAGAAATGTCGAGGACAATGAGGAGTATTTCAAGGAGCTGAAGGAAATCTCCGGCGATGAGATCGTCCCCGTGACGACCATTGACGGAAAGGAGTACGCCGTTTCCTTTGACAAACCGAAGCTCGACAAGATCCTCGGCTTATCGTAA